A section of the Felis catus isolate Fca126 chromosome B2, F.catus_Fca126_mat1.0, whole genome shotgun sequence genome encodes:
- the OPN5 gene encoding opsin-5, which yields MALNHTVPPQDERLPHYLREGDPFASKLSWEADLVAGFYLTIIGILSTFGNGYVLYMSSRRKKKLRPAEIMTINLAICDLGISVVGKPFTIISCFCHRWVFGWIGCRWYGWAGFFFGCGSLITMTAVSLDRYLKICYLSYGVWLKRKHAYICLAVIWAYASFWTTMPLVGLGDYAPEPFGTSCTLDWWLAQASVGGQIFILNILFFCLLLPTAVIVFSYVKIIAKVKSSSKEVAHFDSRIHSSHVLEMKLTKVAMLICAGFLIAWIPYAVVSVWSAFGRPDSIPIQLSVVPTLLAKSAAMYNPIIYQVIDYKFACCQTGGLKATKKKSLEDFRLHTVTTVRKSSAVLEVHQEV from the exons ATGGCGCTAAACCACACTGTCCCGCCCCAAGATGAGCGCCTGCCACACTACCTTCGAGAAGGGGACCCCTTTGCTTCCAAACTTTCTTGGGAAGCGGATCTAGTGGCTGGCTTTTACTTAACAATAATTG GGATTCTGTCCACATTTGGAAATGGGTATGTCCTTTATATGTCTTCTAGACGAAAGAAGAAGCTGAGACCTGCGGAAATAATGACTATCAATTTAGCAATCTGTGATCTGGGGATTTCAG TTGTAGGCAAACCGttcaccatcatctcttgcttcTGTCACCGCTGGGTGTTTGGCTGGATTGGCTGCCGCTGGTATGGATGGGCTGGATTTTTCTTTGGCTGTGGAAGTCTTATCACCAtgactgctgtcagcctggatcGATACCTGAAAATCTGCTATTTATCTTATG GGGTTTGGCTGAAAAGAAAGCACGCCTACATCTGCCTGGCAGTCATCTGGGCCTATGCTTCCTTCTGGACCACCATGCCCTTGGTAGGTCTAGGGGACTACGCGCCTGAGCCCTTCGGAACCTCATGCACCCTGGACTGGTGGCTGGCCCAGGCCTCCGTGGGCGGCCAGATTTTCATCCTGAACATCCTCTTCTTCTGCCTGTTGCTCCCAACGGCTGTGATTGTGTTCTCCTATGTGAAGATCATTGCCAAGGTTAAGTCCTCCTCCAAAGAAGTAGCTCATTTCGACAGTCGGATACATAGCAGCCATGTGCTGGAAATGAAACTGACCAAG GTGGCAATGCTGATTTGCGCTGGCTTCCTGATCGCCTGGATTCCTTACGCGGTGGTCTCTGTGTGGTCAGCTTTCGGAAGGCCAGACTCCATCCCCATCCAACTGTCTGTGGTGCCAACCCTACTTGCAAAATCAGCAGCAATGTACAACCCCATCATTTACCAGGTCATCGATTACAAATTTGCCTGTTGCCAAACTGGTGGTTTGAAAGCAACCAAGAAGAAATCCTTGGAAGACTTCAG